The following coding sequences lie in one Arachis hypogaea cultivar Tifrunner chromosome 4, arahy.Tifrunner.gnm2.J5K5, whole genome shotgun sequence genomic window:
- the LOC112797361 gene encoding uncharacterized protein, protein MAAAKPSSAAETGPPSPTSYTTPRSNKTDPELFSRTLDYLADVGMAKPIPKSCDTNGFISHFYGSFIKVHSVQRGSIHCTFSVKPSISNVYGTLHGGSVGSLTEMIATACARTVVAEDKELFLGEMSVSYLSGVPTNEEVLVEASVVKSGRNLTVVSLEFKLKKSGSLVYLAHATFYNIPIARL, encoded by the exons ATGGCAGCAGCTAAACCTTCTTCCGCCGCGGAAACCGGACCACCGTCTCCCACCTCCTACACTACCCCCCGTTCCAACAAAACTGACCCTGAACTATTTTCTCGCACCCTGGATTACCTCGCCGACGTGGGCATGGCAAAGCCCATTCCTAAGAGCTGCGACACCAATGGCTTCATCTCCCACTTCTATGGCAGCTTCATCAAGGTCCATAGTGTTCAGAGAGGGAGCATCCATTGCACCTTTTCCGTCAAACCCTCCATCTCT AATGTTTATGGAACGTTGCATGGAGGATCCGTTGGATCTTTGACTGAAATGATAGCTACTGCTTGTGCTAGAACTGTTGTTGCTGAGGACAAGGAACTTTTCCTTGGGGAAATGAGTGTTTCTTACCTCTCTGGAGTTCCAACAAAT GAAGAAGTGCTAGTTGAAGCGTCAGTAGTGAAGAGTGGAAGAAATTTGACTGTGGTTTCACTAGAATTTAAACTGAAGAAATCTGGGAGTTTGGTGTATCTTGCACATGCTACCTTCTATAACATCCCAATTGCGAGGTTATGA